A window of Equus caballus isolate H_3958 breed thoroughbred chromosome 21, TB-T2T, whole genome shotgun sequence genomic DNA:
AATGGCCATTAACACTGGCCACTGGGCAGCTGGTATCTGACTGCCTCCTTCACCTAGCCTCTCTTCAAGTGCAGCCCAGATGCTTCCTTGCAACTTTCCTCACAGGACCTTCCTAGCACAAGAGGGAAAACCCTCACATGCCTGAAACGCTGTTTTAAAGGTATTTCAATGCAACTGCcactgtttctttcactcaaagaaataatgccaCTTCCTTCCCTGCAGGTTCAGGGTATCTGCACCGCCCAATTTGGGCAGATTAGTACTAACTGGCTCACCAATTCAGTCTCTTCAGCTCCAAAGTCATCTCCCAGAAAGGGGGACTCCCAAAACTCTCAATCCTAGGCATCCCCCACCAATGTGCTCTCTGCAGTCCCAGTTTTTCCTAggacttctttctcttcccacgtCGCTGGCACAGTCCCACCTCTGCTCTAGCAGCACATGAAATAATACCCAACCAACACTCAGGTTGCTGGGAGACCACGGTGTACTGCAAGTGTCCCTACTCACAGCTCAGCAGCCTCCATCATTTTGGAGTGGCTCTCGGATGCAGCATGTGCCGACACAAAGGCGTCCCCAAGAGCGACCATCTTTGTGCTTGTGCAACTGAGCTGAAGGGAATAATGGATTGCGCTGGACTCCAGTTAGACCTAGAGAAAGATTTCCTAACCAGAATAATCAGTCTCCAAGGATAAGTCCAAGCAACTCTGTTTTTCGGAATGGTTCATGGCTCAGCCCAGCCTGGATGCAATCCAGTCAACTTGGGGGCCCCTTCTCTATTGTAAGTCTCTGTGGGACTTCAGAATGGGTCAGCCAGGCACAGGGAGGACAAAGGAAACCTCAAGGTTCATAGGAGCCCAGCTCCCACCCCAAGACTACTGCTCACATGACGGATGGCCAAGTGGGGAGAATACAGAGAGGCAGCGCTGGGTCTGCCTCCAGGCCTGCTTCCTCCCCGAAAGGAACTGAGGGTCCAAGCACAGCAGTTGCCTGCTCCCACCTCTAGGAATTCTAGCACCCCATAGGCACTCACTTTCAACCCAGTCATCTCAAACTACTCTAGaccacaggtgtttccagggcAAAAACTCTCTGtggcccatccatgttgtagaaatAGTCTCACcaggaagaatgaggaagaaaattctttttaagaagGAGCCAATGAGGTGATAGTCGATATAGAACTGAGTATCATACCTACTAATTCCATACCTAGATATCATACCCATTAACTCATcccagaaacaaaacagagaaagcaacATATCACAAAGATTAGGACCCAagtgtggaaacaacccaattatGGCCTACTCACATATGAGCTTTAATAACCCCCCTAAAATCCAGGTGTCCCAATAGTCCACAAGGTCCTTGGAGAGGACAGTCATCTCTGCTCACACTTCCAGAAGTCTGCTCTCAACCCTGCAGCAAAGATATGAcgtcggggtggggggtgggggggtcaacCTATTTTACACGGTGTGACTATGTTTTTTAGGACAGTCCCAATTGAAAAATGCTGCCCACGTgaatgcgcacacacacacacactcaaacagaACAGGAAAAGGTAATCAAATCTTCCATCTTCAACCCTTTTAAAGCTTGGAATTCAGTCATACTTCAGATTAGTTAGGAGAGACTAATCTCCTTCAGAGAAAAAGTCAGGAGATGAAATgcggcgggggggggcggggagaaaGAGCCAGAACGTTCCACCTGCTTGGTTTTCAGGTTTGCCTCTGGACCAACAGCAGTAAACACTAGTCCAGCCCAGGATGCAGGAAGCAAACCAAGTAAgcagcagggcaggaaggagcccGCATGCCACAGCTTAGTGACCACAAGAACACTGACCCCATGACCAGGAGGCCTCTGAAAACCGAATGGGATGAGTGAGACCAATCACAGCAACGGAACTGAGAGGCAGTCCTGGGATTACAGTGCGTGAATGCACGTGTGCTCAACTTCCACACACACGCCCAGAGCCAGCCCCCATCTGCCCACAGGTCCACAGCCTGCTCCACTTCTCTCTGCCTAGGAGCGCTCTGCCGAGTCCACTTCCTATCAGCCTTGAACAGAAGGGCCTTCTTTCCTCACTACTTACTCTCACCCACAACCACTACACATGCCTCAAACTAAAGGTCTGAGTTCTAAGGACCATCTCTACAAGCTGCCACAAGTTCTTAAAAAATTCCAGGCTCCCAAACAGAAGCCCAAGCGAAGAGCACACAGCTGCTGTGCTCAGAGACGACGCAGATGAAGCTGAGTTGAGGGGCATGGCAAAGGCTGGGAGACGGGGAGTGGGCAGAGGAGGACACTCACCATCTCGTCCAAGGCGTAGCGCAAGAGGCCGTGCTTGTAGAGGATAAAGAACCGCCACTGCCATTTCTGCAACGGAGCATAGAGTGAGTGGTTAGGAGGGCTCTGGCTGCGATCTCTGCTTCTTGAGTCCCTGTGTCTGACAAATCTGTATTTACGGAACGCTGGTTCCATAGCTTCCATTGCTAGGGCAGACGGCATGAAAAGAGGGACCCATGGTGAAGAACGGTGATGTGCTAGCTAGGGGAGAGGCCCAAACCACCCACTGCGATTCCACACGAGTTAAGGAGATTTAACGAGACACctggtttattttaatttgcaagcTCCTCGGGAGAAGAGATGGTGTGTTGGTCACCTTTTTGTATTCTTCATCGACTAACATGTGTCAGTATTTATTTGATGAATTATCTGACATGATATGGGATAACCTGAGAATGCCAGGCACTAATTCCCCACTTCTGAAACAATCTGCTATAAAAGCGTTGTTCCAATGATCCACAGGGAGTGGGAGACAGGGAAAAAGACAGCCGGGCTCCAGTACTCACTGAGGAGGAGCAAACTAACAAAAATCAAACCTGAGAAAGAGCAAGAGCAGCAGGAACAACTCCAACGTCCGGGAATGACGAACCGGCAAGGAGTACCCCCTCTACTCCCCACCCAAAGGCCAGCTGCTGGGGGCCAACAGTGGGCCGACAGCACTGACAGCAGAACAACAAGGACCTGAAGATAGACGCCTTCCTTTTGGTGGGGGAAAAACATGTCTAGAACATGAGACTGTTGGTCCCTGAATCCCAAAGATCATTATGAGGATCCATGACCTATTTTCAACATTTCATAAAGCCCAACAAAATTCGTACTTTTCTGGCAATAAGGCCACAAGAACTAAGTAAAAtaccatgctctgctttgggccagaattatatcatttataataatgaTTTTCCCATCAGAAGCTGGAGATGGCAATTCTGtatgacctaaatataaaacaggaAGGGGAACTGCTCCCTAGTTGCTGAAGTCATTGGAACACAGTCACCCCTGTGGTCCTCCCGCCTGGGTGGCAGGAACAGGATACTCAAACGGCCTTGCAAAGAGGACCTGTAGAGGGCTGGTTCTGCCCTTGGTGTCCagggagaggccacgtggacTCTTCTTGAGAAACATTTTCAAGACTCCTACTTGCTGTTTTAAAGTCAAAATCCATTCCAGAAGGAATTCCAAACACCCCAGATACAACGCAGGGTCTGTGGGGCACTGTGGCCCCCACCCCAGAGTGCGGCATTCAGGCTGGGGGCAGCAGAGACCAAGAGGCAGGGCAGAAGCTCTCTGGAGGAGCCAGGgatgggaaggaagcagagatggaGCAATTTAGAGGGTGCAGGTGGCAGCACTTGGAAGCAAGCCCGTGGAAAAGGAAAGCATGTGTTTTAACTGGAGTCAAATCCAAAGGGGCTCCCTGGCAGAGGAACAAACCACTGGTCAGGGACAATGTTGGTTTGACCATCTCACTGCTCCCAGCAGCCTGTGCACAGCAGGGACCTGTCCTGGGCTGGGGTGCCCAGGAGAGATGAGGCAAAAGCAATGCTGGCCCTTGAGGCCCTTAACCCCTCACTAGGCTCATTTGCTGAGCACCCAGCCTGAAGCACCGGATGGAAGAGgggagctgcaggaggcagggcctCGGCCCTGAAGGAACTGGGAACCTAATTAGCATAATACAAACATTTGCCAAACTgctcttttgccttttccatttaACTGTTTCTACAGTCAAGAGGACCCATGAAACAGGTGGCACCACATGAGAGCACCTCATTTTGAAGCAAACACCTATGAGCTCATGAAATGGGGGTTCCCTGCTCATCCTGCCATCCCACAACCCACTGTCCAGCTCCCTATCTCCCTCTTCCACTTGGCCAGTTTGCCCTTAGATGGGCCCTTCTCCAGTCCCTCCCACCCTGAGAATTCACTCTGACGCCCTTACCCGAGACCGATGCACTGGGTTGTCAAGGTGAGTCCCATCTGGAGCCAGGAGCAGCCAGCGTAAATGGGTTTTGCCTGGAGGAGCAAAAGGAGAGCAGATCATCAGTGGTCTTggaccaaagagagagagaacaggttCAACAGCCAAGTTAATGACAAACACTCTCTGGAAACACAAGTCACCTCTGCTTAGCACACTCCATGCATCTCATGCCCTAGCCACAGGCTGAGTCTCCAAGAGAGATGTCTGACAGCAAGAAACTTGTGGGAGGTCTGCAGCATCTGGTGTGGAGAGGAGAATGCAAAACCCAGTGGAAGTCTGAAAAACTGCAGACTAGAGGAACTCCTAGGAAACAGATGCCTCCTTCAAGCTCCTGTTCGAGCCACAAAGATCAGAAAACAACGGCATTTTCTTCAATAACCATGTGAGTGCCGATGTGTGCCAGGCGAACAACACAGTCAAAAGTCCTCATCCTAATGGCACAAAGCAGGGCCTGGGAGAAGAGAGACCCCTTCAGTGATGGCAGCCAGCGTGGGCCAAACCACTGTTGACTTCCTGGTTGTACGACCCTGGGCTGAaaccctctgagcttcagttctcCCACTTGAAAGGTGGGGGCGAAAACAATTATATCTACACCTCACGAAACTTATGTGAGGACTGATGACACAATGCAAGTAAAACTCAGCACAGGAATGGAaaacagtgcagccactgtggaaaagtctggcagttcctccaaAGGTTAAGCGAagaattccactccttggtatatACACCCAAGAAAACTAAAAGCAGGTGCTCAAATAAAAACGCAGACGTGAACGTTCATGGCAGTCCTATTAAACAGTCACCAAAGAGTGGAAGTCACCCCAACATCCATCATCAGaggaagggataaacaaaaggtggccTAGCCACACAACGGAATCTTATGCAGCTATAAAAAGGCACAAAGTACTGACAATGCTAACACATGCATGAACctggacattatgctaagtgagagcaGACCCAAAAGACCACATGGCGCATGATCCCACTTctatgaaacatccagaacaggtacatgtacagagacagaaagcagactgatgGGTGCACGACACGGAGGGAGTGGGAAATACGGGGTGACTGCTAACAGGTAAGGGATTTCTTTTCagagtaataaaaatgttctggaattagacagtggagATGGTTGTATGactttgtgaatatgctaaaaattactctgtatactttaaaagggtgaattttacagtctgtgaattatatctcaaaaaaaatcatagcagaaaAACACACTGAGCAGTGTCTGGCCTATGAGTTCAATCAATGTTAgctatgattatatttttttatatccaaagagtttctcctcccccAAGACCATGGCAGTCGGAGCTCAGCGTGAGCTAAAGATCTGGACAGCCACTCTGACTCCATCCCCCTTTTCAGCCAGAGCCAGCTGGAGAGAAAGGGCGGGGAAGGCATAACCAGGCCAATTTGTCCACTGCCCTCTGGAGGGCAGGACACAAATAAAGCCCAAACCCTCTGCCTGCTGTCGACACACACACTGATCTCCGGGTGAGCCTAAGGGCTCCTCTGGAAGTGCTTTTTATTCAATGCTCTCCAAACCAGGAGGCCCTGTCACACCTCTTCAGCTGGCAGCCTGGAATCTGTGGACTCAGAGAGGAAAGGTCATTTGCCAGAGGTCACACACCATCTGCCAAGAAGAACtctcttttcttggcttctgCAGGTTCCTCAAGGCCCCCCAGGAAAGCAATGGTTTTTCCCTGTGAATGTGAACAGGGCACGTAAGTAGGGGCTTCGGGCAAGGGGCATGGAGAGGcctgaagaaagtgaaagactggCTTTGATGGACACAAGAGTGGGCACTGGCAGGTAACCAGGGGTTAGAGGGACACAACCCAGGAGGGCCATGGGGTATGTGGAATGAAATTCTGCCTGGGAAAGCAGAAGCAAAGAGAGTAGAGGTCTGTTTTCTCAGCAAACACCAGCAGCACCCAGCCATCCCCAGGCAGGTGAGCACGCTCGGCTTCTCTCCCGCACCACTCAGGGATTCACACACTTATCAGACCCCATCAAAGCTTGCACACAGGATGGAGCGGTCAGCACTGGGGCAGGACAACCCCCTGTGTGTATCCTGGGCCAGGTGACTTCCCCACTTTGCCCCTCAGCCTGCAGTTCCGTGACCTGTGAAACCAGGAAGTTGGACGACGAGGTCATGTCTCCTCCATTTCTGTCCAGCTTTTATTGTACATCAGCCTCCCAGTCTCTGGCTGCAGGGCTTTGAGACAGCTTCACATTATCAGCCACATCTGGGCTTTCCCCAAAAGCGGCAGTGGGAGACCCAAGGGCTAGCACAAGTTCCCTCAGAACCCAGTCTTGGTCTCACCCTGGCCCACCACTGGTGTccttattcactcaacaaacatatACTCAGCTGACTGTGTGCATAGCCCCCATGTGCTGTACAGCAGGGAGCCTGCCAGCACCCACCTCGATTggccatgatttttttcttttctttttttttttttttgctgaggaagattaaccctgagctaacatctgtgccaggcttcctccactttatatatgggtcaccgccatagcatggctgacaactggtgtaggttcacacctggaatcgtaacccgcaaacccaggccgctgaagccggccacactgaacttaaccattatgccacggggctggcccctggccatgACTTCTTTATACAGATCACCCCAAGGGAGACCCTTCCAGGTCGGCAGGTTGTATAGAAACGTAGGAAGGCCAGGTCAACACCGGGCATAGGGCCAGAAACACATgctctgggaggaggagcaggctgggaAGTGGGTATGTTCTATCAAGAGCATTTTCCAAGGCAAACCCACGGTGACTGAAGGCAGACAACAGCTGCCTAGGGCCAGGGGGATGGAAGGATTGGGGAATGACAGCTAAGAGGTACAGGATTTCTTTccaggatgatgaaaatgttctaaaatcgattgtggtgatggttgcacatctctgggaatatactaaaaatcaccaAACTGTACAATTTAAATGGATCAactgtatgatatgtgaatttcatctcaataaagctgtttaaaaagtcTGTGGAAGCAGAGATAAATGAGAAACTGCTCCTACCTTCACGGGTTCACAGTCCAAAGGAAATAGAGAGTCCTTTTCCCAAACCTAAGGAAGCCAAATCTGGGGAGGTACTGGGGGGGTCACTATGTAAGTCTTCAAGTGACTCTGCCCCCACAGCCAGATTTGGGAAACTTCATTCAAAGAGACAGGGACAAGGTTCCAAAGGGCAGTGACCCAGTCCATTGGTTTGTAGGAAGAGAGCTGGAACGTGCCAGGCACAGAGGCCAGAGAGGCAGCAAGAGGCAGCAGGCGCAGGCTGACGGGGTAGAGGGTGGAGCAAAGAGTTCCTAAAAGGGCTGACTTGGTGCCCACAGCTGGATGACAAGAGCCTCCAGATGTCTACTGGGCCATTCTACCTCCTCAGGAGACAGGGAGGTACCTGCCACCCTGCACAGCCATCCAACTGAGCAAATGACCGTGAAGGAGGTGAggacccccaaccccaccacaCAGGAGGGCGGCCTGAGGTGGAGAGGACTCTCTGGGCACAGGCACAGCtaaagcaaaggcacagaggcaggaatgACTGCGTTTGAGGGGCTGGTGAGGAAGGAGCCAACCTAACCACACAAAGCCGCTCCTGCTGCTTCCCTCCTCAAGCTCCCCAGCACCTCTACTGCGAGCCCCAGGACTAGAACCCACCCCACATGCCCGAGAGCCCAGCGCCAGGACAGCCTGTGGTCCTGAGCCGGCCACCCTGTCCTCAGCCCACAGGTGTGGGAAGGGCCTCCCAGGAagtgctgctgcttctcccaccaTTTCTGACTGTCTAAACACGCCAGCAGCAGGCCCGGCCGTGGCGCTAAGTCCAGAAGTGCCCCCCAGAGCCACTGTCCCCACAGGACCAGAGGCTCACAAGCAGTTTGTAAGGCAGCACTGCTCCCTCTCAGGCCTCACCGTCTGTCCTGGAGAGGGGCCTCTGACAGGcttgaaggcattctcttccTGAGAGCCCCATAATGACGGACACACAGACTCTCAACAGACAACCCAAAAGGAAGCTGGCACAGGGGAGCGTGTCTAGAAACTCTTAGTGGTATGCTAGCTTTGTTGTTTTCTGACAGGGTGGCTggggtttctgtttttgtttctgtcttttgaggGAGAGACGGGGACAGGAGAAGCAGGGATCTGTTGTTGATACCGAGGAGCTGAGCAGTAAAGATCCAAAGGACAGGACTGAGTTCTGTTTCAAGCAGGCCACCCCAGAGGAAGCACACTGGTCCAGATCCCACATAAAAGTGACCACACAAGAGTGTCCTCTGAGCTACTTCCCTTCAGTTAAACTCAGCCTCCCCTCACAGACCCAATCAACTGGAGGCTGCACTCCTGGCTGGCTTCTGGGAAGAGGCTGCTGGCGGTCCGGGCATACTCCTCACCCCAAAGCCCTTTCGAAAATGGTTCCCTGAAACTTCTGCTTCCTGGAAGATGGAGTAGATGTAATTTTGTCCATTCCTCCTACTAAGTACGAATAAAACCCTGGACATAGTACATAAGACAAACCTAAGAAGACTGAAAGGTGGAGAGACAAAGGCAGATGGGCTGGGAACCTTGGAACCTGAGAAACGACATGGAGGTATGGtgtcctgggttttctttttgcctcattgTCCCAGACTGGGGACTGCAGGAGCCAGCAACCTAAAAGTGCCAACAAGCACAGATAAAAAGAAGCCCCAATAAAAGCCTGTTCTCTCTGACTGAAGCACCAGGCAAGGGACAGCTGGGTGAGAGAGAGAACTCTCAGACAACAGCCACCCTACTCCAGACACACACCACAGAAAAGATGCAGCTCCACCCTGACCAGCAAGGGCTacacttccaccttgccagcTCAGAGGTGCCCTAGCATCCCTGCCAGGGAAGGGTCAGGAGGCCAGATAGGGAGCTGGGACTTTCATTCCCACCCAGCAGTTCCGAGGCCCCCTCCCTTTCCCTGCTGGGGTGATGATGGAGGAGGGCACGTGGGGAGCTGAACTCCCACCTCCCCTGGCAGTACCAAGGAACCTCCCACCTCAGGTGTCAGTGCAGGCCAAGTGGAGAGTCTGGACTTCTACCTCCACCTGAAAGTAAAAGGCAGTGGTCCCCCTTCCCTGCTGGAGCAGTGTGAGAAAGAGCTGACTGAAAGAGAAGGATCAAACGCAATCCAGAGTCACCCAACATAACGTGAAAATGTCCAAGTTTCAACAGAAAAATCACCATTATACCAAGAAGCAGGAAGGCTGCAAAGTCAATGAACAAGACATTCGATGGACGCCAACATGGCGGTaacagacgtgtcagaaccacctgacaaggattttaaagcagccatgcTAAAAGCTTCAACAAGAAATTATGAACatgcttgaaataaatgaaaacacagaaagcTTCAGTAAAGAAACAGGAGATATAAGAACCAAACAAATtatgaaactgaaaaatacaataactgaaataaaaagcacaatggatgggctcaacagcagaatgatGGGAGCCAAGGcaagaatcagtgaactggaagacaaaacaataaaaattacgcactcaggggctggccccgtggccgagtggttaagttcatgtgctccgctgcaggcggcccagtgtttcgttggttcgaatcctgggcacggacatgacactactcatcaaaccacactgaggcagcgtcccacatgccacaactagaaagacccacaacaaagaacatacaactatgtactggggggctttggggagaaaaaggaaaaaaataaaatctttaaaaaaaattacccactCAGACAGCTgagagaaaacaaactgaaaaaaataaataaatatgagaagAACAGCATTTAGGAACTTGTGAGACTATAACTTGTGGAACTCTGTCATCAGAGTCCTGGAAGGAGAGGGGGTTagggcagaaaaagcacttgaaagaatggctgaaaactccccaaatttgtcAAGAGTGGCAACCTAtaaattcaagaagctgagtgaattCCAAACGATAAactccaaagaaatccacaccaagacagaaatttaattaatatcaaaaacaaatatcaaaactaaagacaaggataaaatcttgaaagtagtcagagaaaacaacagcttatagataagagaaaaccaaatataaTTAAAGCAGATTTCTCATTGGGAACCACAGAGGCCAGAGGGACGTGGCACAATGCTTTtcaggtgctgaaagaaaaaaactgtcaagaaTTCCACACCCAGTGAAAATACccttaaggaaagaaagggagattaagacattctcagacaaaggaaaactgagaggATCTGTTAGCAGACTTACCGTAAAAAatatggctaaaggaagttctctaaacagaaagaaaatgataaaagaacgAACCTTGGATCATCATAAAGGAAGCAAGAATACAGGAGGCAAAAATACATGTCATCAGGCTTcccttctcttgagttttctaaattatgtttgatgactAAAGCAAAACTTACAACAGTGTCTGGTGCATTCTAAATTATGTAGAGGAAACATTTAAGACACTTACATGGGGAATGGTAAAGGAACGTAAAAGGTACTCCCTTTCCTTGAACAGGTAAAATGACACCACTAGTAGGCTGtgataaactatatatatatgtataaaacgtAATGCCTTGAGCAATCACTAAAAAATCTATACTGAAAAAATCActacagataaatataaaatttatcataaaaaaatcaaaccctaagaaaaaaaattcaaggagaaagagaaatgaaaatcaaagagaacaaacagcaaataaaaaataattatagcctaacatatcaataattatattaaatgtaaatagtctaaacatgccaattaaaagacagagactgaaacagtagatgaaaaaaaatgatccaactatacactgtctacaagaaactcattgCAAACATAATGATACAGACAggataaagtaaaagaatggtaAAGATACATCTTGCAAATATTAAAGGAGAGCAAAGTTGCTATGTTAgtaacaaagtagacttcaaaataaagaaaatgacaagagacagaaagaatattatataataacaAAGGCTcgattcatcaagaagacaaagc
This region includes:
- the LOC138919877 gene encoding myosin phosphatase Rho-interacting protein-like isoform X6 encodes the protein MSAAKENPCGKFQTNIFNKCKSELLQAARVPSAQRRGPDAGKTHLRWLLLAPDGTHLDNPVHRSRKWQWRFFILYKHGLLRYALDEMG